One window of the Azospirillum sp. TSH100 genome contains the following:
- a CDS encoding 2-hydroxycarboxylate transporter family protein, giving the protein MPSEVSMTSVPLDAPLGASASGNRTDWRALWWKLLDIRIGIIPIPVFVVLLAVFAGSVATGSLTHEINMMIAVLAVCGFTCGELGKRLPVFRHIGAAAIFATFIPSALAYYHVLPAQMLKSVVEFTKFTNFLYLFIACIIVGSVLSMNRDALVKGFFKIFVPLASGAIAAGCVGTLVGTLLGLDAKHTFFYIVAPIMSGGVGEGAIPLSMGYAEILNGNQGEIFAQVLPMVMLGSLMAILMSGLLNFIGKRMPHLTGNGQLQPGNAGQFAETKKHSGPIDANTVAAAGLFAVTLYLMGVMAQKLVGLPAPVAMLFIAVLIKVLQLASPSLEAGAGVVYKFFQVAVTYPLLFAMGVAVTPWDKLVSAFNVQNLIIIFCTVATHMTVGFFVGRMVKMYPIETAIINSCNCGQGGTGDVAILTAANRMQLMPFAQVATRIGGAITVTLSLIAMAKLI; this is encoded by the coding sequence ATGCCCAGTGAAGTCTCTATGACCTCCGTTCCGCTCGATGCACCGCTCGGCGCGTCGGCGTCCGGCAACCGCACCGATTGGCGCGCACTGTGGTGGAAGCTGCTCGACATCCGCATCGGGATCATCCCCATTCCGGTCTTCGTCGTCCTGCTCGCGGTGTTCGCCGGTTCTGTCGCGACCGGATCGCTGACGCATGAGATCAACATGATGATCGCCGTGCTGGCGGTCTGCGGCTTCACCTGCGGCGAGTTGGGCAAGCGGCTTCCCGTGTTCCGCCACATCGGCGCGGCGGCGATCTTCGCCACCTTCATCCCGTCGGCCTTGGCCTATTACCATGTGCTTCCGGCGCAGATGCTGAAGTCGGTGGTGGAATTCACCAAGTTCACGAACTTCCTTTACCTGTTCATCGCCTGCATCATCGTCGGCAGCGTGCTGAGCATGAACCGCGATGCGTTGGTGAAGGGCTTCTTCAAGATTTTCGTCCCGCTGGCGAGCGGCGCCATCGCGGCGGGCTGCGTCGGCACGCTGGTCGGCACCCTGCTCGGCCTCGACGCCAAGCACACCTTCTTCTACATCGTCGCACCGATCATGTCGGGCGGTGTGGGCGAAGGCGCCATCCCGCTGTCGATGGGCTATGCCGAGATCCTGAACGGCAATCAGGGCGAGATTTTCGCCCAGGTGCTGCCGATGGTCATGCTGGGCAGCCTGATGGCGATCCTGATGTCCGGCCTGCTGAACTTCATCGGCAAGCGCATGCCGCACCTGACCGGCAACGGCCAGCTCCAGCCCGGCAACGCCGGCCAGTTCGCCGAGACGAAAAAGCACAGCGGCCCGATCGATGCCAACACCGTCGCCGCGGCCGGCCTGTTCGCTGTCACCCTCTACCTGATGGGCGTCATGGCACAGAAGCTGGTTGGCCTGCCGGCCCCGGTGGCGATGCTGTTCATCGCGGTGCTGATCAAGGTTCTGCAACTGGCATCGCCCTCGCTCGAAGCCGGTGCCGGTGTCGTCTACAAGTTCTTCCAGGTCGCCGTCACCTATCCGCTGCTGTTCGCCATGGGCGTGGCCGTGACGCCGTGGGACAAGCTGGTGTCGGCCTTCAACGTCCAGAATCTGATCATCATCTTCTGCACGGTGGCTACCCACATGACGGTCGGCTTCTTCGTCGGCCGGATGGTCAAGATGTATCCGATCGAAACCGCCATCATCAATTCCTGCAATTGCGGCCAGGGCGGCACGGGCGATGTGGCCATCCTCACCGCGGCCAACCGGATGCAGCTGATGCCTTTTGCCCAAGTGGCAACCCGCATCGGCGGCGCGATCACCGTCACCCTGTCGCTGATCGCGATGGCCAAGCTCATCTGA
- a CDS encoding alpha/beta hydrolase: MHEVEAALSEASARYSFVLVPGLYDSGPEHWQTHWQARHCFWQRIAQRDWNVPDIERWIGAIRRLLGTRSRPAILVGHSFGALASCCLAADRSHAIAGLMIVAPAEPSRFEAEDRVPDAPLGVPAVVVASHNDPVMRFPRAVHWADSWRAELVDLGEAGHINAEAGFGPWPYGLRILRALVARVDAGAG; the protein is encoded by the coding sequence ATGCACGAGGTTGAGGCGGCCCTGTCGGAGGCGTCGGCGCGCTACAGCTTCGTGCTGGTGCCCGGACTCTATGACAGCGGCCCTGAGCACTGGCAGACCCATTGGCAGGCCCGCCATTGCTTTTGGCAGCGCATCGCGCAGCGCGACTGGAACGTCCCCGACATCGAACGCTGGATCGGAGCGATCCGCCGCCTTCTCGGCACAAGGTCGCGGCCGGCCATCCTGGTCGGGCACAGCTTCGGTGCGCTCGCCTCCTGCTGCCTAGCCGCCGACCGCAGCCACGCCATCGCCGGTCTGATGATCGTCGCCCCGGCGGAACCATCCCGTTTCGAGGCGGAGGACCGCGTGCCCGACGCGCCGCTGGGCGTTCCCGCCGTGGTCGTGGCCAGCCACAATGATCCGGTCATGCGCTTCCCGCGTGCGGTTCACTGGGCGGATTCCTGGCGGGCGGAACTGGTCGATCTCGGCGAGGCCGGACACATCAACGCCGAGGCCGGATTCGGCCCCTGGCCTTATGGACTGCGGATTCTGCGGGCGCTGGTGGCACGCGTCGACGCCGGCGCCGGCTGA
- the citG gene encoding triphosphoribosyl-dephospho-CoA synthase CitG, producing the protein MHSALADAAFPEAAAAGPLPWPFGWNRTVDTPPLLGDRLARLAHQSLLREVMLTPKPGLVDRRNSGSHRDMDLSTFRASARAIAPWFARLFMIGLADCDLPAGLFLPRIRPDGLACERAMLQATGGVNTHKGSIFAFGLLCAAAGRLAGRGASVGPGPLCAEVAAICAGVVDELRRGGEATTAGEHLFRRYGLTGARGEAASGFATVRAYALPMFERLRTAGAGADIALHGALLELLAFNPDTNVVARGGLGGLAFLQGEAMRLRRAGGVGAPGFLRRMAALDDAVIRRNLSPGGSADLLAVTWFLSHLTGACGPMADGRMA; encoded by the coding sequence ATGCATTCCGCGCTCGCTGACGCCGCATTTCCCGAAGCCGCCGCGGCAGGTCCGCTCCCCTGGCCGTTCGGGTGGAACAGGACCGTCGACACCCCCCCTCTGCTGGGTGACAGGCTCGCCCGTCTGGCGCACCAGTCGCTGCTGCGCGAGGTCATGCTGACCCCCAAACCGGGTCTGGTGGACCGGCGCAACAGCGGCTCGCACCGCGACATGGATCTGTCGACCTTCCGCGCCAGCGCCCGGGCGATCGCTCCCTGGTTCGCCAGGCTCTTCATGATCGGCCTTGCCGACTGCGACCTGCCGGCCGGTCTGTTCCTGCCACGCATCCGTCCCGATGGGCTGGCCTGCGAGCGAGCGATGCTACAGGCCACCGGCGGGGTCAACACCCACAAGGGCAGCATCTTCGCCTTCGGGCTGCTGTGCGCTGCCGCCGGGCGGCTTGCCGGGCGGGGTGCTTCCGTCGGTCCCGGCCCCCTGTGCGCCGAGGTCGCCGCGATCTGCGCCGGTGTGGTCGATGAATTGCGGCGGGGTGGCGAGGCGACCACGGCGGGCGAGCATCTGTTCCGACGCTACGGCCTGACCGGCGCACGCGGCGAAGCGGCCTCTGGCTTCGCCACCGTGCGGGCATACGCCCTGCCGATGTTCGAGCGGCTGCGAACCGCCGGCGCCGGCGCCGACATCGCGCTGCATGGCGCCCTGTTGGAGTTGCTGGCTTTCAACCCCGACACCAATGTGGTGGCGCGTGGCGGGCTTGGGGGGCTTGCCTTCCTTCAGGGGGAGGCGATGCGCCTGCGTCGTGCCGGCGGCGTCGGGGCGCCGGGATTCCTGCGGCGCATGGCGGCGCTCGACGATGCGGTGATCCGCCGCAACCTCAGCCCCGGCGGCAGCGCCGACCTGCTGGCGGTCACCTGGTTCCTGTCCCACCTGACCGGGGCATGCGGCCCGATGGCCGACGGACGGATGGCCTGA
- the citX gene encoding citrate lyase holo-[acyl-carrier protein] synthase, translated as MTVTSRGANRTANGVPPLPTGAPVALGDMLEARDQRVERQRAALDRFGIPVLSVTLVMPGPVKDTPLSRFVLETALSELDALFHTKGWAVPFHQPHWAATGAEALHAVAADARALKQAVAALEDAHPLGRLWDIDVIDPQDGILSRGSLGVAPRRCLVCGEPAHACARSRRHPLDEVLAVIEEKVHAFRAR; from the coding sequence ATGACGGTGACGAGCAGGGGGGCGAACAGGACGGCGAACGGGGTTCCGCCCCTTCCCACCGGTGCTCCGGTGGCGCTCGGCGACATGCTGGAGGCGCGGGACCAGCGGGTAGAGCGGCAGCGCGCCGCGCTCGACCGCTTCGGCATCCCGGTCCTGTCGGTCACTCTGGTCATGCCGGGACCGGTCAAGGACACGCCACTGTCACGCTTCGTCCTGGAAACAGCACTCTCCGAGCTGGACGCGCTGTTCCATACCAAGGGCTGGGCCGTTCCGTTCCACCAGCCGCACTGGGCCGCGACCGGGGCGGAAGCGCTCCATGCCGTCGCCGCCGACGCCCGCGCACTGAAGCAGGCGGTGGCAGCCTTGGAGGACGCGCATCCGCTTGGCCGGTTGTGGGACATAGACGTCATCGACCCGCAGGACGGCATCCTGTCGCGCGGGTCTCTGGGTGTGGCGCCGCGGCGCTGTCTGGTCTGTGGCGAGCCGGCGCACGCCTGTGCGCGGTCGCGCCGCCACCCGCTGGACGAGGTGCTGGCGGTGATCGAGGAGAAGGTGCATGCATTCCGCGCTCGCTGA
- the citF gene encoding citrate lyase subunit alpha has translation MNDLIENGPAAQPLADQPLLDRQGRPLPLFSGFAQQTPYLKDPVAKRSRKICETLEEAIRRSGLKDGMTISFHHAFREGDKTINTVVDLLARMGFKDLTLAPSSLLNCNAPLIEHIRNGVISRIYTSGMRGKLAEAISRGLMKHPINIHSHGGRVKLIQDGELTIDVAFLGVSTSDGFGNANGISGRSRCGALGYAKVDAENAGTVILLTEEIVPFPNAPASISQDQVDFVVKVDQIGDPSKISVGAARITSNPRELLIARLAAEVMVHSGYFVQGFSLQTGSGASSTAATRFLEDHMRKAGITASFALGGITGGIVDLHRKGLIERIVDTQSFDGDAAESLRSSPGHIEVSTNEYANPGSKGTYCDQLDLVILSALEIDLDYNVNVITGSDGVMRGASGGHSDVAAAANLSIVVAPLIRSRIPTVVRRVTTVVTPGECVGVLVTDHGIAVNPNRPEIAERLKAAGLPLMTIEELQQRAESITSEPRPIEFLDRVVGIIRYRDGSVIDVVRQVKD, from the coding sequence GTGAACGACCTCATCGAAAACGGGCCAGCCGCCCAGCCTCTGGCCGACCAGCCCCTGCTGGATCGCCAGGGCCGCCCTTTGCCGCTGTTCAGTGGCTTCGCGCAACAGACGCCCTACCTGAAGGATCCGGTGGCCAAGCGGTCGCGCAAGATCTGCGAGACGCTGGAGGAGGCGATCCGCCGCTCCGGCCTCAAGGACGGCATGACCATCTCCTTCCACCATGCGTTCCGGGAAGGCGATAAAACGATCAATACCGTGGTCGACCTGCTGGCACGCATGGGCTTCAAGGATCTGACCCTGGCACCGTCGTCGCTGCTGAACTGCAACGCGCCGCTGATCGAGCACATCCGCAACGGCGTCATCAGCCGCATCTACACCTCGGGCATGCGCGGCAAGCTGGCCGAGGCGATCAGCCGCGGGCTGATGAAGCACCCGATCAACATCCATTCCCACGGCGGGCGGGTGAAGCTGATCCAGGACGGCGAGCTGACGATCGACGTCGCCTTCCTCGGCGTGTCGACGTCCGACGGCTTCGGCAACGCCAACGGCATCAGCGGCCGCTCGCGCTGCGGCGCGCTCGGCTATGCCAAGGTGGATGCCGAGAATGCCGGCACGGTGATCCTGCTGACCGAGGAGATCGTGCCCTTCCCCAACGCCCCGGCCAGCATCTCGCAGGATCAGGTCGATTTCGTCGTCAAGGTCGACCAGATCGGCGATCCGTCGAAGATCAGCGTCGGCGCGGCGCGCATCACCAGCAACCCGCGCGAACTGCTGATCGCCCGCCTCGCCGCCGAGGTGATGGTCCATTCCGGCTATTTCGTGCAGGGCTTCTCGCTGCAAACCGGATCGGGCGCATCGTCGACGGCGGCGACCCGCTTCCTCGAAGACCACATGCGCAAGGCGGGTATCACCGCCAGCTTCGCGCTGGGCGGCATCACCGGCGGCATCGTCGACCTGCACCGGAAGGGGCTGATCGAGCGGATCGTCGACACCCAGAGCTTCGATGGCGACGCCGCGGAATCGCTGCGAAGCTCTCCCGGCCACATCGAGGTGTCGACCAACGAATACGCCAACCCCGGCTCCAAGGGCACCTATTGCGACCAGCTCGATCTGGTGATCCTCAGCGCGCTGGAGATCGATCTCGACTACAACGTCAACGTCATCACCGGGTCCGACGGCGTGATGCGGGGGGCGTCGGGCGGGCATTCCGACGTGGCGGCCGCCGCCAACCTGTCGATCGTTGTCGCGCCACTGATCCGCAGCCGCATCCCCACGGTGGTGCGCCGCGTCACCACGGTGGTGACGCCGGGCGAATGCGTCGGCGTGCTGGTCACCGACCACGGTATCGCCGTCAACCCCAACCGCCCGGAAATCGCCGAGCGCCTGAAGGCGGCCGGCCTGCCGCTAATGACGATCGAAGAGCTTCAGCAGCGGGCGGAATCGATCACCAGCGAGCCGCGGCCGATCGAGTTCCTCGACCGGGTGGTGGGCATCATCCGCTACCGCGACGGCAGCGTGATCGACGTCGTGCGTCAGGTGAAGGACTGA
- the citE gene encoding citrate (pro-3S)-lyase subunit beta produces MKLRRSMLFLPGANAAMLSTAFVYKPDSIMFDLEDAVSLREKDSARLLVFQALQLPVYREIETVVRINPLNTPFGHADLEAAVRGGVDVVRLPKTDCAEDVELLEREVERIERACGREVGSTKLMAAIESASGVINAVSIAKASPRLIGIALAGFDYVMDMQTERGDGTELFYARCAVLHAARAAGIDAFDVVWSDLNDEAGFLKEVDLIRRLGFNGKSLINPRQIELLHNAYAPTEEEVEYAGRVVAAALEGERKGLGVVSLNGKMIDGPVIDHARRVLQRAEASGTRK; encoded by the coding sequence ATGAAACTGCGCCGCAGCATGCTGTTCCTGCCCGGTGCCAACGCCGCCATGCTGAGCACGGCGTTCGTCTACAAGCCGGACTCGATCATGTTCGACCTGGAGGACGCCGTGTCGCTGCGCGAGAAGGACTCCGCGCGCCTCCTGGTCTTCCAGGCGCTCCAGCTCCCGGTCTACCGCGAGATCGAGACGGTGGTGCGCATCAACCCCCTCAACACCCCCTTCGGCCACGCCGATCTGGAGGCCGCGGTGCGCGGCGGCGTCGATGTGGTACGCCTGCCCAAGACCGACTGCGCCGAGGACGTCGAGCTGCTGGAACGCGAGGTCGAGCGGATCGAGCGCGCCTGCGGCCGCGAGGTCGGCTCGACCAAGCTGATGGCGGCCATCGAAAGCGCCAGCGGGGTCATCAACGCGGTGAGCATCGCCAAGGCGTCGCCCCGCCTGATCGGCATCGCGCTGGCCGGCTTCGACTATGTCATGGATATGCAGACCGAGCGCGGCGACGGCACCGAGCTGTTCTATGCCCGCTGCGCCGTGCTGCACGCCGCCCGCGCCGCCGGGATCGACGCCTTCGACGTGGTGTGGTCCGACCTCAACGACGAGGCCGGCTTCCTGAAGGAGGTCGACCTGATCCGCCGGCTGGGCTTCAACGGTAAGTCGCTGATCAACCCGCGCCAGATCGAGTTGCTGCACAACGCCTATGCCCCGACCGAGGAAGAGGTCGAATACGCCGGGCGCGTCGTCGCCGCGGCGCTGGAAGGCGAACGCAAGGGCCTGGGCGTCGTTTCGCTCAACGGAAAAATGATCGACGGACCCGTCATCGACCACGCGCGCCGTGTGCTGCAGCGGGCCGAAGCCTCGGGCACCCGCAAATAG
- the citD gene encoding citrate lyase acyl carrier protein, giving the protein MKIVKEALAGTLESSDLLVKVSPASGAELEIVISSEVMQQFGAQIDHVVRDTLNRLEVTAGLIVVEDKGALDCAIRARVQTAVMRGAEVQQINWSALS; this is encoded by the coding sequence ATGAAGATCGTGAAAGAGGCCCTGGCGGGGACGCTCGAATCGAGCGACCTGCTGGTGAAGGTATCGCCCGCATCGGGCGCCGAGTTGGAAATCGTCATCAGCAGCGAGGTGATGCAGCAGTTCGGCGCCCAGATCGACCATGTCGTGCGGGACACGCTGAACAGGCTGGAGGTCACCGCCGGCCTGATCGTGGTGGAGGACAAGGGGGCGCTCGACTGCGCCATCCGCGCCCGCGTCCAGACCGCGGTGATGCGCGGGGCCGAGGTCCAACAGATCAACTGGAGCGCCCTGTCATGA
- the citC gene encoding [citrate (pro-3S)-lyase] ligase, producing MTDEFDFYAVDPAVHPKERQEIRSLLGRCALDYEEQIQIFVVCRSAGRLVACAGLESNIVKCCAIEPELRGGSLSLTLLSEVVHLAYERGHSHLFLYTRPENVSFFQGCGFYPLAEVPDYVTLMENTPVGIRSYCDRLRALRRPGATIGGVVINANPFTLGHRYLVSLAAERCDWLHLFVVSEDASFVSYRDRYALVEAGVRGIPRLTLHHGSQYMVSRATFPNYFFKEKGVVGDCCTAIDLLLFRNFIAPALGITHRFVGTEPFCGTTRKYNADMKYWLQTARSAAPAVTVIEETRTQSDGTPISASEVRRLLRNHDFERIRALVPAATYDLLRDKYVPKILPFAPDPIGSGVAPDALACRALAVGV from the coding sequence GTGACCGACGAATTCGATTTCTATGCCGTCGACCCGGCCGTTCATCCCAAGGAACGGCAGGAGATCCGGTCCCTTCTGGGGCGCTGCGCCCTCGATTACGAGGAGCAGATCCAGATCTTCGTGGTCTGCCGCAGCGCCGGGCGGCTGGTGGCCTGCGCCGGGCTGGAAAGCAACATCGTCAAATGCTGTGCGATCGAGCCCGAACTGCGCGGCGGCTCGCTCAGCCTGACGCTGCTCAGCGAGGTGGTCCATCTCGCCTATGAACGCGGCCATTCGCACCTGTTCCTCTACACCCGGCCGGAGAACGTGTCCTTCTTCCAGGGCTGCGGCTTCTACCCGCTGGCCGAGGTGCCGGACTACGTCACGCTGATGGAGAACACGCCGGTCGGCATCCGCTCATACTGCGACCGGCTGCGCGCCTTGCGCCGGCCGGGGGCGACGATCGGCGGCGTCGTCATCAATGCCAACCCCTTCACGCTGGGCCACCGCTATCTCGTCTCGCTCGCGGCCGAGCGCTGCGACTGGCTCCACCTGTTCGTGGTCAGCGAGGACGCCTCCTTCGTGTCCTACCGCGACCGCTACGCGCTGGTGGAGGCGGGCGTCCGGGGCATTCCCCGGCTGACCCTGCATCACGGCTCCCAGTACATGGTCTCGCGCGCCACCTTTCCGAACTACTTCTTCAAGGAGAAAGGTGTGGTCGGCGACTGCTGCACCGCCATCGACCTGCTGCTGTTCCGCAACTTCATCGCGCCGGCGCTGGGCATCACCCATCGCTTCGTCGGCACCGAGCCCTTCTGCGGAACCACGCGCAAATACAATGCCGACATGAAGTATTGGCTGCAGACGGCGCGGTCCGCAGCACCGGCCGTCACCGTCATCGAGGAGACGCGCACCCAGTCGGACGGCACGCCGATTTCGGCGTCCGAAGTGCGCCGCCTGCTGCGCAACCATGATTTCGAGCGCATCCGCGCTCTGGTGCCCGCCGCGACCTATGACCTGCTGCGGGACAAATACGTGCCCAAAATCCTGCCGTTCGCCCCCGACCCGATCGGGTCCGGCGTCGCGCCCGACGCGCTCGCGTGCCGGGCGCTGGCGGTCGGCGTCTGA
- a CDS encoding NADP-dependent malic enzyme: MSGDLKERALDYHRCGKPGKLAIVPTKPMMTQRDLALAYSPGVAFACHDIVADPARAAEVTARGNLVAVISNGTAVLGLGDIGPLASKPVMEGKAVLFKKFADIDVFDIEVDEKDVDALVETIARLEPTFGAINLEDIGAPACFEVERRLRERMKIPVFHDDQHGTAIVVAAAVHNGLRVVGKRIEDLRVVSTGGGAAGIACLDLLVGMGLKRSNIVLVDRDGVVYRGRNVGMNLHKDRYATDSAVRSLAEATVGADLFLGLSGPGVLSGEMVKTMARKPLILALANPDPEITPEEARAARPDAIIATGRSDYPNQVNNVLCFPFIFRGALDVGATTINEAMKIACVRAIADMARVEASDVVAAAYTGERLRFGPDYILPKPFDPRLIVEVASAVAKAAMDSGVATRPLADLRAYRERLGQYVFRSGLVMKPVFHKAAQAPKRVVYAEGEDDRVLRAAQVAVDEAIARPILLGRPEVVARRIEALGLRLVPGRDVEVIEPVRDPHCAEYADVYRQIMGRRGVSPAFAATVARTDSTAFASLMVRQGAADAMVCGTAGLYAEHHRRIRDVLGRRGDSPVSAAMNLLILAKGTYFLCDTHVNPDPSAAEIAEIAILAAEKVRHFGIEPKVALLSHSNFGSSDSPSAVKMRTACALLNQRAPELEADGEMHAEAALSQAVREAMLPNSRLRGEANLLVMPTLDAANIAFEMLKVLGEGLSVGPILLGVSAPAHIVTPAVTTRGLVNITALAVVDAQIDGTPVPLRQAAE; the protein is encoded by the coding sequence ATGTCTGGCGATCTCAAGGAACGTGCGCTCGATTATCATCGGTGCGGCAAACCGGGCAAGCTAGCGATCGTGCCGACCAAGCCGATGATGACCCAGCGCGATCTGGCGCTGGCCTATTCCCCCGGCGTGGCCTTCGCCTGCCACGACATCGTCGCCGATCCGGCCCGCGCGGCCGAGGTGACCGCGCGCGGCAATCTGGTGGCGGTGATCTCCAATGGCACCGCCGTGCTCGGCCTCGGCGACATCGGACCGCTGGCCTCCAAGCCGGTGATGGAGGGCAAGGCGGTCCTGTTCAAGAAGTTCGCCGACATCGACGTCTTCGACATCGAGGTGGATGAAAAGGACGTCGACGCACTGGTCGAGACCATCGCCCGGCTGGAGCCGACCTTCGGCGCCATCAACCTGGAGGATATCGGGGCGCCGGCCTGCTTCGAGGTCGAACGGCGCCTGCGGGAGCGGATGAAGATCCCGGTCTTCCACGACGACCAGCACGGCACCGCCATCGTCGTCGCGGCGGCGGTCCACAACGGGCTGAGGGTGGTCGGCAAGCGGATCGAGGATCTGCGCGTGGTGTCCACCGGCGGCGGCGCGGCGGGCATCGCCTGCCTCGACCTGCTGGTCGGCATGGGACTGAAGCGCAGCAACATCGTCCTGGTCGACCGCGACGGCGTCGTCTACCGCGGCCGCAATGTCGGCATGAACCTGCACAAGGACCGCTACGCCACCGACAGCGCCGTCCGCAGCCTGGCGGAGGCGACGGTCGGCGCCGACCTGTTCCTCGGCCTGTCGGGACCGGGCGTCCTGAGCGGGGAGATGGTCAAGACGATGGCGCGGAAGCCGCTGATCCTGGCGCTGGCCAACCCCGATCCCGAGATCACGCCGGAGGAGGCGCGCGCCGCCCGCCCCGATGCGATCATCGCCACCGGCCGGTCCGACTACCCCAATCAGGTCAACAACGTCCTCTGCTTCCCCTTCATCTTCCGGGGTGCGCTCGACGTCGGGGCCACGACGATCAACGAGGCGATGAAGATCGCCTGCGTCCGCGCCATCGCCGACATGGCGCGGGTCGAGGCGTCCGACGTTGTCGCCGCCGCCTACACCGGCGAGCGCCTGCGCTTCGGCCCCGACTATATCCTGCCCAAGCCCTTCGATCCCCGCCTGATCGTCGAAGTGGCGTCCGCCGTGGCCAAGGCAGCGATGGACAGCGGCGTGGCCACCCGCCCGCTGGCCGACCTGCGCGCCTACCGGGAACGGCTCGGCCAATATGTCTTCCGCTCCGGCCTCGTCATGAAGCCGGTGTTCCACAAGGCCGCCCAGGCGCCGAAGCGCGTGGTCTATGCGGAGGGCGAGGACGACCGGGTGCTGCGCGCCGCCCAGGTGGCGGTGGACGAGGCCATCGCCCGACCGATCCTGCTCGGCCGGCCAGAAGTGGTGGCCCGGCGGATCGAGGCGCTCGGCCTCCGGCTCGTGCCCGGCCGCGACGTCGAGGTGATCGAGCCGGTGCGCGATCCACATTGCGCCGAATATGCCGACGTCTACCGGCAGATCATGGGACGGCGCGGCGTGTCGCCTGCCTTCGCCGCCACGGTGGCGCGGACGGACAGCACGGCCTTCGCCAGCCTGATGGTCCGACAGGGGGCTGCCGATGCGATGGTCTGCGGCACCGCCGGTCTCTATGCCGAGCATCACCGCCGCATCCGCGACGTGCTCGGCCGCCGCGGCGACTCGCCGGTGTCGGCGGCGATGAACCTGCTGATCCTCGCCAAGGGCACCTATTTCCTGTGCGACACCCATGTCAACCCGGACCCGAGCGCGGCGGAGATCGCCGAGATCGCCATCCTGGCGGCGGAGAAGGTGCGGCATTTCGGCATCGAGCCGAAGGTGGCGCTGCTGTCGCACTCCAATTTCGGAAGCTCCGACTCCCCCTCCGCGGTCAAGATGCGCACCGCCTGCGCCCTGCTGAACCAGCGCGCGCCGGAGCTTGAGGCCGACGGCGAAATGCATGCCGAAGCCGCCCTGTCCCAGGCGGTGCGCGAGGCGATGCTGCCCAACAGCCGGCTGCGCGGAGAGGCGAACCTTCTGGTCATGCCGACGCTGGACGCCGCCAACATCGCCTTCGAGATGCTGAAGGTGCTGGGCGAAGGCTTGTCGGTCGGCCCGATCCTGCTGGGCGTCAGCGCGCCGGCGCACATCGTCACCCCGGCCGTCACCACCCGCGGCCTGGTCAACATCACCGCGCTGGCCGTGGTGGACGCCCAGATCGACGGAACCCCCGTCCCGCTGCGGCAGGCGGCGGAATAG